The Mycolicibacterium insubricum DNA segment CCTGCGCAAGCAACGCAGCGTTGACGACCGGACGGCGGGTCAGCAGGTCGGCAACCTTCCACACCGCCGAGTCGGACCGCGCGGTGATCAGGTCATTCCAGTTCTTCCGGATACCGCGAAGGTCGGCGACCAATTGGCGGCCGTTCCCGACAGCCAGGATGCCGGCACGCGAGAAACACTCGACAATCGGCGCGGCATCGCCGTCGCGGTACGCGGTCAGCGCGGCGAAATAGGCATCCGTGTCGGCGAGTAAGCCGGCCGAGACGGGCACCATCACCTGCCGGGTCAACCCTTTGTTGCGCAGCATGGCCTGGACCAATGCGCGGCCGGTGCGCCCGTTGCCGTCGGTGAACGGGTGGATCGTCTCGAATTGCGCGTGGGCGACAGATGCCTGTGACAGGGCGGGAACATCGGCGCGCTGCGCGAAGGCAACCAGGTCGTCGACCGCGGCGGGGATCAGCTCGTGGCGCGGACCGATGAATGTCGCACCGACGGGGGTGGTTCCGCCACCGATCCATACCGGCTCGGTGCGGAACTCACCGGGCGTGTGGCGCGGCTCGCCGGCCATCAGGGCGCGGTGCATCGCCAGGATGGCGTCGGCGTCGATGCTGCCGGAAAGGGCGATCGCTGCCCGCATTGCCGCGGTGTTGGCGACGATTATCTCGGCGTTGCGCTTGGCGTGGCCGCCGGGCAGCTCCGCCTCGGCGATCGCCCGGGCCGATGCGGTCAGGTTCTCGATCTGTGAGCTGGCGGCGGACTCCGATCGCAGCAGCACCGCGGCAAACGGCGCTATTTCGCCCCCGAGCTCGGCGTCGAAGCGGGTGATCTCGCGGCTGGCGTCCTCGGCCTCGGCGAGTACCGACGGCGGCAGGTCCAGAACCAGCTCGGCGATATCGGCCGGAATCACCGGGTGGTAGATGCCGTACTTCGCCGGTGCGGCACTCGAGGACCGCACCCCCTGCGGCTCCCACCGCACATCCTCGTAGCCGACGGAGCGAAGTGAGGTCACCGAACCAGCTTAACTTCACTTAGATGATTAAGTGAAGTTAAAGGGAGAGGTTGACTTCACTTAGCCGGGTAAGCGGGCGGTAAAGCGATGTACTTGATGTTCAGGTACTCCTCGATGCCCTCGCTGCCGCCCTCGGTGCCCAGGCCGGACTGCTTGATGCCGCCGAAGGGGGCGGCGGGGTCGGAGATCACCCCGCGGTTCACCCCGACCATGCCGGCCTGCAGCGCCCGCGACACCCGCTGCACCCGGGCCAGGTTCTGGCTGTAGAAGTACGCCGCCAGCCCGTACTCGGTGTCGTTGGCCGCGGCGATCGCCTCCTCCTCGGTGTCGAACCCGACGATGGCCGCGACCGGGCCGAAGATCTCCTCGGTCAGGATCGCGCAGCCGTCGGGGATCTCGTCGATGACGGTCGGCTGGTAGAAGAAGCCCGGCCCGTCGACCACCGCACCGCCGGTGCGCACCCGGGCGCCGGCGGCGGCCGCGGCGTCGACCAGCTCGGCGATCGAGGATCGCTGCCCGGCGTTGATGATCGGGCCGACGTTGCTGTAGTCGTGCCAGCCGGGCCCGGTGCGCAGCGCCGCGATCCGCTCGGTCAGCGCGGCGCTGAACTGCTCCCGGACCGGGTTGTGCACCAGGATCCGGTTGGCTGCCGTGCAGGCCTCCCCACCGTTGCGCATCTTGGCGGCCATCGCACCCTCGACGGCGGCGTCGATGTCGGCGTCGTCGAAGACGATGAACGGCGCGTTGCCGCCGAGCTCCATCGAAGTCCGCAGCACGTTCCCGGCGGCCTGGGCCAGCAGGATCTTGCCGACGCCGGTGGAACCGGTGAAGGACACCTTGCGCAGCCGGGTGTCGTTCATCAGCTCGGCCACCACGGTGGCGGCGTCGGTGGTCGGCAGCACCGACAGCACTCCGGCCGGCAGCCCGACCTCGGTGAACACCTGCCCCAGCGCCAGCATTGTCAGCGGAGTGTCCTCGGCGGGTTTGACGATCATGGTGGCCCCGGCCGCCAGCGCCGGCCCGATCTTGCGGGTACCCATGGCCAGCGGAAAGTTCCACGGGGTGATCGCCAGGCACGGCCCGACGGGCTCGCGGGTCACCAGGATCTCCCCGGTGCCCGCCGGCGCGGTCGCGGTTCGCCCGCCGATGCGCACCGCCTCCTCGGAGAACCAGCGCAGGAACTCCGCACCGTAGGCGACCTCACCGCGGGCCTCGGGCAGCACCTTACCCATCTCCAGGGTCATCAGCAGCGCGAAGTCGTCGGCGCGGGCGGTGACCGTCTCGAATGCCGCCCGCAGTATCTCGGCCCGTTTGCGCGGCGGGGTGGCGGCCCAGTCGTCGGCTGCGGCGACGGCGGCGTCCAGGGCGGCGCGGGCGTCGGCGGGGGTGGCGTCGGCGACCTCGGCCAGCACCGTCCCGGTGGCCGGGTTGAGCACCTCGAAGGTGCGTCCGGATTCACTGGGCGCGCTCGCCCCACGGTGCCACAGCCCGGTGGGCACCGACGCGATCAGTTCCTCGGCGGTCTTCACGGCTGCTCCCCCACGGCTTCGCGGATGGCGGTCTCCAGCACCGACAGCCCGTCGTCGAGCAGGTCGTCGCCGATGACCAGCGGGGGCAGCAGCCGGATCACGTTGCCGTAGGTGCCGCAGGTCAGGATCAGCACGCCGGCGGCCAGGGCCTTGGCGGCCACCGCCCTGGTCAGCGCGGGGTCCGGTTCGTAGCCGTCGGCGCCGACGAGTTCGACGGCGATCATCGCGCCGCGGCCGCGGACCTCACCGATGCACCCGACGTCGGCGGCCAGCGCGCGCAGCCGGGTCACCACGGTGGATTCGATGGCCCGGGCCCGGCTCACCAGGTCGAGCTCGACCATGGTGTCCAGGGTGGCCAGGGCGGCCGCGCACGCCACCGGGTTGCCGCCGTAGGTGCCGCCCAGGCCACCGGGATGGACCTTGTCGAGCAGGTCGGCGCGGCCGGTGATCGCCGACAGCGGCATGCCCCCGGCGATGCCCTTGGCCATGGTGATGATGTCGGGCACCAGGTTCTCATGCGAGCTGGCGAACCAGTCACCGGTGCGGGCGAACCCGGTCTGCACCTCGTCGGCGATGAACACCACCCCGTTGGCCTTCGCCCACTCCGCCAGGGCGGGCAGGAAGCCGGGTGCGGGCACGATGAACCCGCCCTCGCCCTGGATCGGTTCGATGATCAACGCGGCCACCGAGTCCGCGCCGATCTGCTTCTCGATGGCGGTGATGGCCCGCCGCGCCGCGGCCGGTCCGTCGACACCGGGGTCGCGGAACGGGTACGACATCGGCATCCGGTACACCTCCGGCGCGAACGGGCCGAAATGCGCCTTGTACGGCATCGCTTTCGCGGTCAGTGCCATGGTCAGGTTGGTGCGTCCGTGATAGGCGTGGTCGAAGGCGACGACGGCGTCGCGGCCGGTGGCCAACCGGGCGGCCTTGACGGCGTTCTCCACCGCCTCGGCGCCGGAGTTGAACAGCACGGTGCGTTTGTCGCGGTCGCCGGGGGTCAACGCGTTGAGCCGTTCGGCCACCGCGATGTAACCCTCGTAGGGGGTGACCATGAAGCAGGTGTGGGTGAAGTGACCGACCTGTTCGCGCACGGCCTCGGCCACCCGCGGATCGGACGCCCCGACGGTGGTCACCGCGATGCCGGAGCCCAGGTCGATCAGCGAGTTGCCGTCGACGTCGACGATGACGCCACCGTCGGCGTCGGCGGCGTAGACCGGCACGGTGGAGCCGACACCGGCGGCCACCGCGACGGCGCGCCGCGCCGCCAGGTCGGTCGATCGGGGCCCGGGCAGCGCGGTGCGCAGCTCGCGGACCTGCGGTAGGCGGTAACGCAATTCGGTCATGGCACCTGTTCCAGGTCGTCGGTCAACGGCGGGGTCTCGCGGCTCAACGTCTCGCCGCGGAAGAAACTCGGGTGTCGGGAACGCTGCACATACATCAGCACCGCACCGGCCAGCAACAGCCCGACGCTGATGTAGAACACCACGCCCGGGGCATGCAGGTTGATCGGGTGGCCCGCCACGTCGACTTCGGTGAGCACCGGGCCGGCGGCCCACGCCTCACCCACCGAGATGACGAACACCAGCACCAGGATGACGCCGCCGATCAGCGGGCAAATGAACTTGTAGACAATGTTTTTCGCATTGTCGAACAGTTCCCGGCGGAAGAACCAGATGCAGGCGAATGCGGTGATGCCGTAGTACCAGCAGATCATGATGCCCAGTGCGGCAACGGTATCCATCAGCGCCTTCTCCGACACCACCTTCATCACCGCGTAGAACACCGCGGTGATGACCCCGGCCACCACCGTCGCGTACGTCGGGCCGAGGTAGCGCGGGTGTACCGAGGCCAACCGCTTCGGGAACGCGCCGTAGGCCCCCATGGCAAGCATGGCGCGCGCGGCGGGCAGGAACGTGGTCTGCAGGCTGGCCGCCGACGAGGCGAAGATCGCCAGGAACAGCAACAGCCCCAACCACTTGCCCAGCACCGGGTCGGCCAGCGGCTTGAAGACGTTCTCGCCGTTGTCCTCGTTGCCCAGGCCGATGCCCTTGTCCCCGACACCGGCGTACATCATCACCGCGACGGACACCAGCAGGTAGGTGCCCAGGATGGTGATGACGGCCAGCAGGCCGGCCCGCCCGGGGGTCTTCTGCGGGTCCTTGGACTCCTCCCCCAGCGTCAGGCAGGTGTCCCAGCCCCAGAACGCGAAGATCGAACCGGTCAGCCCGACGACGAACGCGGTGATGGCGATGCCGTGCAGCGGGTTGAACCAGTCGAAGCTGAAGGATTCGCTGAGCGTCTGGCCGTCGAAGGTGGCCGGGTGGGTGACGGATTTGTAGATTGCCATGCCGGCGAACAGCACCAGCACCACCATCTGGAAACCGACCAGGCCGTACTGCAGTTTCTCCGAGGTGGAGATACCGCGGCTGGAGATGTAGGTGGCCAGCGCGATGAACACCAGGGTGGTGGCGATGTTGACCGCCTTGTTGTCGGCCAGGTCGTCGATGCCGGGTATCCCGAGCAGTTGCGACAGGAACAGGTAGAAGTATTCGACGGCGATGGCGGCCAGGTTGGACAGCACGATGATGGTGGCCAGCACCATGCCCCAGCCGCACATCCAACCGACGTAGGGGCCGAATGCCTTGGTGGACCAGGTGAAGGACGCCCCACAGTCCGGCGCCCGGGAGTTCAGTTCCCGATAGGCGTAGGCCGTGAGGAACATCGGGATGAAACCGGCGATGAAGATCGCCGGCATCTTCAGCCCGACCGCCGCCACGATCAGGCCGATGCTGGCGGTCAGCGTGTAACCGGGCGCCACGCACGAAACACCCAGTACCGCACCGGCAAACGTACCGACCTTGCCGCCGGCCAGGCCCTTGTCGACGAGGTCGGATCCGCGCGGGGTGAGCTGGGGTTCGCCGGTGGTCATCACATCTCCCGCGGTACGACGATCATCGGGACGGCCAGCACCCGCATCATCTTGGCCGCGGTGGAACCCAGGAACAGCCGCCGGGGGGCGGCCAGCCGGCTGGATCCGGCGACGATGACATCGCCGGGCTGCCAGTCGAGTCCGGAGACGGCCTCTTCGACGCTGGGCCCGGTGGCCACCACGGATTCGACGGCGACGGTTTCGGGCAGCCGGGCTCGGGCGTTGTCCAGCAGTTCCTGCGCGTGCGCGGCAGCCTCGGCCAGCGCGTCCGGGTCGGCCCGGCGCCGGCTGGGCATCAGGTCCAGGGCGACCAGTGAGACCAGCCGCAGCGGCACGTGCGCCCGCTGGCAGCCGGCCACGGCGACGTCGAGCAATTCGTCGGCGCCGGGGCCGGTGCCCAGCGCGGCGGTGATCGAACGCACCGACGTGACGCTCGATTCCCGGGTTCCCCGGGGGGCCAACGCCAATGGCAGTGGCGCCGAGTGGATCAGCCCGTTGACCACCGATCCCAGGGTGAAGTTGGCCAGCAGCCCGCCGCCGGACCCGCCGGCCACGATCAGTGCCGCGCCGACGCGCTCCGCCTCGGCGATGATGCCCTCGGTGGTCGAGTCGTAGATGCCGATGTGGGTGCTGACCGCGACGTCGTCGGGGATCAGATGCCGGGCGTCGGCCAACCAGTCGTCGGCCGCGTCGGTGATGACCTCCTCGAAGTCACCGGCGGTCAGCGCCGCTCCGGTGTCCGGCGGCACCACCATGCCGACGGCCAGTTCGGCGCCCAGGCTGCGGGCCAGCATGACCCCCAGCGTCAGTGCATCCCGGCCGCCGTCGGTGGCCAGGTAGGCGACGTAGATCTTCATTGGCGCGGCGCTCATCGACAGCACTTCGCGGGGGTGGGTGCGACGTCCAGGGCCGGGGTGCGGTCGAAGAAGCCGAACGGTTTGAGCCAGAAGCTGACGACGTCGACGGGCATGATCGGCCAGTCCTCGGGCCGGGTGACGTGGTGGATGCCGAAGGTGTACCAGAGCACCACGTCGGTGTTCTCGATGTTGCGGTTGGCCTTGGTCCATTCCGGCAGGCCCATGCCCGGGCCGCCCTGGTTGACGAATTCACCTGCGGGCCAGCGTTCGTCGTCGGCGTTGGGGGTCACCCACAGGGTGTGCTTGATGACCTCGCAGCGGCCCAGGATCGGGGAGTCGTCGGCGAACATGGGCGGGAAGGCGCCGCTGGGCGACAGCTTGTAGGCGGGGTGGGCGCCGATGGGAGTGCGGACGTTGTCGTTGACGACCTTCCAGGACCGCTGGGTGGCGTAGTCGGGGTTCTGCTTGCCCTCGGCCTCGGTGCGCAGCGGGGTGTTGACCTGGCGCAGTGACAGTCCGTACGGGTTGTCCGGCCCGACGGGTTCGATCTCGGTGTCCGACCGGTACACCGTGTTGGCGGTGCCGTCGATGTCGAGATCCATTCTGGCGGTGAGGAAATGCTGATGCAGCGGTGCGTAGGTGCGGTTGTCGACGATGGTGCCGTGCGGGTTGGATTCACCGGGGTTGAGGTGGCTGACCACCATGATGCCGGTGGCCCGGACCTCGCATTCGATGTTGCCGTCGGTGTAGAAGCGCCAGTAGGTCAGGTACTCGTAGTTGGCGACGGTGACGTGGAAGGAGACCGTGAGGCGGCGCATCCGGCGCACCTGCGCGCCGTCGTGGTGGTCGACGTGCTTCCACAGAACGGCGTTGTCCTCTTCGTGGATGCAGATCGCGTTCTCGATGGTCTTGGGCCGCCCGGCGCTGTCGTGGATGACGGCATCGAGGTAGCGGATCTCGCCGAGGCAGTCACAGCCCAGGGTCAGCGACGTCGTCATGAATCCCAGCCCCCACTCGCCGATGTCGAACGCGGTGCGCCGGAAGTGGTCGTCGCAGTGGTCCCGGTAGGGCACCACCATTTCGGCGAACGACAGCCGGTGCGCGATGGAGCGCTGCCGGCCGTTGTCGTTGTAGGAGACGGTGTGCAGGGTCATGCCCTCGCGCGGGTTGAACCCGACCCGCAGGCTCCAGTTCTGCCAGGTCAGTTTGTTGCCGTCGAGGGTGAACGACGGGCCGCCCGCCTGGGTGATGTCCAGCGGCTGCAGCGGCGGCCGGGTGCTGGCGGCCCGGATGGATTCGGGCACCATCCGGGGAACGTATTCGCCCATGATCTCCGGGCGCTGCACGGTGAAGGTGTCCTCGATGCGCAACAGTTCCATGGTGTTGAGGTCGATGACGAAGTGCAGGCCGTTGACCGGGCCGGCGTACGGGTTGGCACCGGCGGCCGCGCGCACCCAGGTGTCGGTCCAGCCGATGCGCCGGCCGGCGTACTCCGGCGGCACCAGGACACCGGCGTAGGTCCAGGTGTCCATGAACACCAGGTCCAGGTCGGTGATGCCGCGCCCGGCCAGCGCGGCGATCACCTCGGGGTTGCGCCGCAGTGCCGCGTCGGCCTCCTCCCACTCGTCGACGGTGACGTTGGTCTGCACGTCCGGGACGTGCTCGAAGGACACCACCGACCCGGCCGACACCGACACCCGGGCCTTGTAGGTGCGGTTGGTCGCCCGCTCGAAGACCAGGACGTCGGCGAGGCGCTCGCACGGTGTGCCGTCGGCGTCGAAGGCGGAGATGTCGGCTTTCGACGGCTCGCGCAGGGCGATGCCGGCGTAGCGCCAGCCGGCGCCGACGCCGTGGGCGTCGGCGAGCAGGCGGGTGACGGTGTCGATCTCGTCGGCGGTGAGCGGGTCGAGCGGGTGGAAGGTGTGCGGCATCGGTGCGGCGGCCTTTCTGTGCCGAGGTCTGGGCGAAGACGATTCGGGGCTCAGTCGTTGCTGCTCATCACGTGCTTGATGCGGGTGTAGTCCTCCAGCCCGTAGGCCGACAGGTCCTTGCCGTACCCGGAGTGCTTGAACCCGCCGTGCGGCATCTCGGCGACCAGCGGGATGTGGCAGTTGATCCACACCGCGCCGGCGTCGACGCGGATGCTCATCCGGTTGGCGGTGGCGTGGTCGGTGGTCCAGACGCTGGCGGCCAGCCCGTAGTTCACGCCGTTCGCCAGTGCGACGGCCTGCTCCTCGGTGTCGAACGACTGCACGGTCAGGATCGGGCCGAAGGTCTCCTCCTGGACGATCGGATCGTCCTGGCGCACCCCGGTGATGACGGTCGGCTCGAAGTAATACCCGCGATCGCCGACCCGGTTGCCGCCGGTGACGACGGTCGCATGCGCCGGCAGCGCGGCGATCTTGTCGCGGACCCGGCCGAAGTGCGCGGCGTTGTTCAGCGAGCCGTAGAAGGCGTCGGGATCGTCGGGGGCGCCGGGTCGTAGTTTTCCGGCCTGTTCGACCAGTGCCGCGACGAACTCGTCGTGCACGGATTCGGCGACGATGGCGCGGGTGGCGGCGGTGCAGTCCTGGCCGGCGTTGAAGAACGCGGCCTGCGCGATGCCCTCGGCGGCCCGGGCGATGTCGGCGTCGGCGAACACCACGGCCGGGGCCTTGCCGCCGAGTTCGAGGTGGGCGCGTTTGACGTCGACGGCCGCGGAGGTGGCCACCGCGATGCCGGCGCGGACCGAGCCGGTGATGGCGACCAGGCCCAGCCTCGGGTCGCCGATCAGCGCCGAGCCGGTGGCCGCGTTGCCGAGCACCACGTTGAACACGCCGTCGGGCAGGATGCCGGCGGTGATGCGCGCCAGTTCCAGGGTGGATTCGGGGGTGGTGTCCGACGGTTTGAGCACGACGGTGTTGCCGGCGGCCAGTGCCGGGGCGATCTTCCAGATCGCCATCATGAACGGGTAGTTCCACGGGGTGACCTGGCCGACGATGCCGATCGGCTCCCGTCGCACATAGGAGGTGAAGCCCTCCAGGTATTCGCCGGCCGCGCGGCCCTCCAGCATCCGGGCGGCGCCGGCGAAGAACCGCACCTGGTCGGCGCAGACCAGCACCTCCTCGGATTTGACCATCGCGGTGAGCTGGCCGGTGTTGCGGACCTGGGCCGCGACGATGGCATCGGCGTTGGCCTCGATGGCGTCGGCCAGCCGCAGCAGCGCCGCCTGGCGTTTGCTCGGGGTGGTGGCGGCCCAGGCCCCGAAGGCGCGTTCGGCGGCGTCGACGGCGGCGGTGATCTCCGCGGCGGTGGACACCGGGGACACCGCGACCACCTTCTCGTCGGCGGGGTTGACGATCTGGATGTCCTCGGTGGCTGCCGAGTCGACGAACGCGCCGTCGATGAAGTTCTGCAATCTGCTGGTCATCTGCGGTATCGGCCTCTCGATCGGTTGCGCTCCGAGTTCGTTCTAATGTGCGCCACCTCACAGCGCACCGCATCTGCCAAAATGTCCCGTCAGGTGCGTTCTGATACGCCGGATTGGAGTGGCTATGACGGTCCCGGTGCGCTGGCTGCTCGGTCGGCGCGCGCTGGGCCTGGACCTGCGGGCCGGGCACGCCGGAGTATCGGCGCCGATCGGCGTGGTCACCACCACCGAGCTGACCGACCCGACACCGTGGCTCTCCGGCGGCGAACTGGTGCTGACCACCGGCATCGGTCTGCCCGAGGACGACGACGGCCGCCGCGCCTACCTGTACCGGCTGGCCGACGCGGGGGTCGCCGCCCTCGGCTTCGGGGTGGGGGTACGGATGCCGGCGACGCCGCGGGCGCTGATCGACGCTGCCGACGAGCGGGGACTGGCACTGTTCGACGTCCCCCTGCCCACCCCGTTCGTGGCCCTGGTCCAGGCCGTCGTCAACGAATCGGCCCGCCAGCAGTCCCAGTCGTCCACCCATGCCCGCAACGTGCAGCAACGGATGACCCGCGCCGCGGTGTCCGGTGGCCCCGACGCGACGCTGCGGGCGCTGGCGTCCGGCTGCGCGGGGATCGCCGTGCTGGCCGACCGGCACGGGCGGATCAACCCACCCATCCTCGACCCGGCGGTGCAGGCGCTCGTCTTCGACCAGATCCGGCGCAACCCCGGTTCCTCGGCCGTCGAGTCCGTCGGGCCGGGGGCGATCGTCACCCAGCCGATCCGGGTCGGCCACACCGGTCACGGCTGGCTGGCCGTGGTGTTCGAGCACCCGCCGCAGCCCACCGACCACATCCTGATCGGGCACGCCAACTCGCTGCTGGCGCTGGACTTCGAGAAACCACTGCGGCTGCGCACCGCCCAACACCGGCTTAACGCCGCGGCGCTGGGCGTGCTGCTGGCCGCCGACGCCGACCTGGGCCCGGCGCAGCAGCTGGTGGCCGAGGCAGCCGACAACACCGGCATCCGGGCGTTGGTGCTGTGCGCCGACACCTCGGCCGCGCTGGCCGAACCCCTGCACCAGGCGCTGCAGGCCGCGGGTCGTCCGGTCTTCGTGCACACCGAGGCCACGCAGGCCACGGTGGTGCTGCGCGGCGGCGACGGCACCGGGTTCGCCGCCCGGCTGCTCGACGGGCTGCCCTCCGGGCTGCGCCGGCACACCCGCGCCGGGCTCAGCACTCCCGCGCCGGTGGCACAGCTGGCCGGCGCGGTGGCCGAGGCCCGCCGCAGTGCCGCTGCGGCGCCGCCCGGCGGCGAGGTGCTCGACGCGGCGCGGATGGCGGGGCGCACCCTGCTGGAGGACCCGGCGACCCGGGCGGCGCTGGGGCAGCTGGCCGGCACCCTGATCGCTCCGCTGCACGACGCCGACCCCGCACTGGTGACCTCCCTGCGCGCCTTCCTGGAGCACCACGGCCACTGGGAGGCCGCCGCCACCGCCGCCGGGGTGCATCGCCACACGCTGCGCGCCCGGCTGGCCCGGATCGAGGAACTGCTCGGGGTAGACCTGGGGTCGGCGCGGGTGCGCGCCGAGCTGCTGCTGGCACTGCTGGCCGACGGCTGAGCAGCCTTTTCACAAGTGATTGCCAGCCAGGCGTCATCAACTCCCAGGTAACCGGCACGTGGCGATAACAATTCGGTAACACCGAGCCCGGATAAATATCCGCATGACCCCACTGCTCACCCGCGCCACGGCCGGCCCGGCCATCGCGCTCGCCATGACCGCCGGCATCGCGGCCGTCCCCGCCGCACCCCCGCCACCCGCGAATGCCGATCCGGTGCCGATGGCCGCCCAGATCTACGACAAGGTGAGCCGCGACGGCTGGCACATGCAGATCCGGATCGACAACGAGACGATCAACTCAGTGCCGAACCTGGCTGAAGCCTCCAACTCGCGGGAGGGCTTTGTGACCGCCTCGGGCACCGCGACGGTCAGCGGCGGCGCCAGTCCGATCACCGACAGCATCTTCATCCTCGGCTACCAGTTGGGTTGCCAGTCCGACGTGTCCACCGGCCTGCAGTTCGGTGGCACCGCCGGCATAGCGCCGCTGGGATCGGTCGGTGTCGGCGGTGGGGTGCCGGTGGGTGCCAGTGTCGGACTCGGCGCCGGGGCTGCCGGCTTCGTGCAGACCGTCGTGCAGCCGGGGGTGATCGTCGACCTGCCGCTGGCCAATATGGCGCTCAGTGACGGGGGCGAGGCGATGCTCGACATCGACAACATCCACATCAAGGCCGACGCCTGCGGCGGTGACGTCACCATCCGGTCGTACGCCTACCTGCGGATCTCTACCGCCGTCGCCCACACCGAATACGCCATCTACGGCGACCCGGCCAAGATCTGAGGACCCTCATGCGCAATATCTCCGCCGCCGTGCACGCCGGGATCGCCGTGCTGGCCGGCCTAGCCGGGGCCTGCGGCCAGGCCACCGCGTCCCCGGGTCTACCGACGCCACCGCTGATCCCCGTCGCACCGGGACTCGCACCGGGCAGCTATATGTACAACTACAACGTCATCCCGGTCGGCCCGCCGGCACTGTTCGACGCCCGCGGCATCCGGGCGGGCGCCACCGGCGACCCGGCCTCGCAGGCGACCGGCATGCCCGGCAGCGCGCTGGGCCCAGGGCCGTGGAAGTCGAACTTCCTGGGCACCTCGGCGAACACCCGCCTGCATATCAATGCCGGAGAGGCGCCGGCGCAGCAGAGCAATACCCCCGGGCCGGTGATCGGCGCCGACCACAAGGCGGTCGTAGCGCCGGAGGATCCCGGCGGCGCGCCGCCGAAGAAGGTCACCGACCTGGAGTCCAGCCAGCCCACTACGCCCTCCCCCGGTCCCGGGCTGCCG contains these protein-coding regions:
- a CDS encoding NAD-dependent succinate-semialdehyde dehydrogenase encodes the protein MKTAEELIASVPTGLWHRGASAPSESGRTFEVLNPATGTVLAEVADATPADARAALDAAVAAADDWAATPPRKRAEILRAAFETVTARADDFALLMTLEMGKVLPEARGEVAYGAEFLRWFSEEAVRIGGRTATAPAGTGEILVTREPVGPCLAITPWNFPLAMGTRKIGPALAAGATMIVKPAEDTPLTMLALGQVFTEVGLPAGVLSVLPTTDAATVVAELMNDTRLRKVSFTGSTGVGKILLAQAAGNVLRTSMELGGNAPFIVFDDADIDAAVEGAMAAKMRNGGEACTAANRILVHNPVREQFSAALTERIAALRTGPGWHDYSNVGPIINAGQRSSIAELVDAAAAAGARVRTGGAVVDGPGFFYQPTVIDEIPDGCAILTEEIFGPVAAIVGFDTEEEAIAAANDTEYGLAAYFYSQNLARVQRVSRALQAGMVGVNRGVISDPAAPFGGIKQSGLGTEGGSEGIEEYLNIKYIALPPAYPAK
- the gabT gene encoding 4-aminobutyrate--2-oxoglutarate transaminase yields the protein MTELRYRLPQVRELRTALPGPRSTDLAARRAVAVAAGVGSTVPVYAADADGGVIVDVDGNSLIDLGSGIAVTTVGASDPRVAEAVREQVGHFTHTCFMVTPYEGYIAVAERLNALTPGDRDKRTVLFNSGAEAVENAVKAARLATGRDAVVAFDHAYHGRTNLTMALTAKAMPYKAHFGPFAPEVYRMPMSYPFRDPGVDGPAAARRAITAIEKQIGADSVAALIIEPIQGEGGFIVPAPGFLPALAEWAKANGVVFIADEVQTGFARTGDWFASSHENLVPDIITMAKGIAGGMPLSAITGRADLLDKVHPGGLGGTYGGNPVACAAALATLDTMVELDLVSRARAIESTVVTRLRALAADVGCIGEVRGRGAMIAVELVGADGYEPDPALTRAVAAKALAAGVLILTCGTYGNVIRLLPPLVIGDDLLDDGLSVLETAIREAVGEQP
- a CDS encoding universal stress protein produces the protein MSAAPMKIYVAYLATDGGRDALTLGVMLARSLGAELAVGMVVPPDTGAALTAGDFEEVITDAADDWLADARHLIPDDVAVSTHIGIYDSTTEGIIAEAERVGAALIVAGGSGGGLLANFTLGSVVNGLIHSAPLPLALAPRGTRESSVTSVRSITAALGTGPGADELLDVAVAGCQRAHVPLRLVSLVALDLMPSRRRADPDALAEAAAHAQELLDNARARLPETVAVESVVATGPSVEEAVSGLDWQPGDVIVAGSSRLAAPRRLFLGSTAAKMMRVLAVPMIVVPREM
- a CDS encoding Fic family protein; this translates as MTSLRSVGYEDVRWEPQGVRSSSAAPAKYGIYHPVIPADIAELVLDLPPSVLAEAEDASREITRFDAELGGEIAPFAAVLLRSESAASSQIENLTASARAIAEAELPGGHAKRNAEIIVANTAAMRAAIALSGSIDADAILAMHRALMAGEPRHTPGEFRTEPVWIGGGTTPVGATFIGPRHELIPAAVDDLVAFAQRADVPALSQASVAHAQFETIHPFTDGNGRTGRALVQAMLRNKGLTRQVMVPVSAGLLADTDAYFAALTAYRDGDAAPIVECFSRAGILAVGNGRQLVADLRGIRKNWNDLITARSDSAVWKVADLLTRRPVVNAALLAQELGIESTNAHRYLNPLADAGILVETTSGPRNRVWRSPEILAALDAFAERAGRRG
- a CDS encoding primary-amine oxidase; translation: MPHTFHPLDPLTADEIDTVTRLLADAHGVGAGWRYAGIALREPSKADISAFDADGTPCERLADVLVFERATNRTYKARVSVSAGSVVSFEHVPDVQTNVTVDEWEEADAALRRNPEVIAALAGRGITDLDLVFMDTWTYAGVLVPPEYAGRRIGWTDTWVRAAAGANPYAGPVNGLHFVIDLNTMELLRIEDTFTVQRPEIMGEYVPRMVPESIRAASTRPPLQPLDITQAGGPSFTLDGNKLTWQNWSLRVGFNPREGMTLHTVSYNDNGRQRSIAHRLSFAEMVVPYRDHCDDHFRRTAFDIGEWGLGFMTTSLTLGCDCLGEIRYLDAVIHDSAGRPKTIENAICIHEEDNAVLWKHVDHHDGAQVRRMRRLTVSFHVTVANYEYLTYWRFYTDGNIECEVRATGIMVVSHLNPGESNPHGTIVDNRTYAPLHQHFLTARMDLDIDGTANTVYRSDTEIEPVGPDNPYGLSLRQVNTPLRTEAEGKQNPDYATQRSWKVVNDNVRTPIGAHPAYKLSPSGAFPPMFADDSPILGRCEVIKHTLWVTPNADDERWPAGEFVNQGGPGMGLPEWTKANRNIENTDVVLWYTFGIHHVTRPEDWPIMPVDVVSFWLKPFGFFDRTPALDVAPTPAKCCR
- a CDS encoding APC family permease; this translates as MTTGEPQLTPRGSDLVDKGLAGGKVGTFAGAVLGVSCVAPGYTLTASIGLIVAAVGLKMPAIFIAGFIPMFLTAYAYRELNSRAPDCGASFTWSTKAFGPYVGWMCGWGMVLATIIVLSNLAAIAVEYFYLFLSQLLGIPGIDDLADNKAVNIATTLVFIALATYISSRGISTSEKLQYGLVGFQMVVLVLFAGMAIYKSVTHPATFDGQTLSESFSFDWFNPLHGIAITAFVVGLTGSIFAFWGWDTCLTLGEESKDPQKTPGRAGLLAVITILGTYLLVSVAVMMYAGVGDKGIGLGNEDNGENVFKPLADPVLGKWLGLLLFLAIFASSAASLQTTFLPAARAMLAMGAYGAFPKRLASVHPRYLGPTYATVVAGVITAVFYAVMKVVSEKALMDTVAALGIMICWYYGITAFACIWFFRRELFDNAKNIVYKFICPLIGGVILVLVFVISVGEAWAAGPVLTEVDVAGHPINLHAPGVVFYISVGLLLAGAVLMYVQRSRHPSFFRGETLSRETPPLTDDLEQVP